The following coding sequences are from one Ornithodoros turicata isolate Travis chromosome 1, ASM3712646v1, whole genome shotgun sequence window:
- the LOC135382247 gene encoding uncharacterized protein K02A2.6-like, which translates to MGDDLLDEDGCAASDRGRGTVAKDYGIRHNKLASQTKGAGRGQAILREVRDELSVADGVVFRGERVLVPETLTSRIIAQAHQSHQGMVRTKQRIRSTYWWTAMDRQVEDYVRNCAVCQSADKSAKVSPAPLQPVPLPEKPWQKLAIDIVGPFECTTPSCRFAICLMDYYSRRPEVAFVGTITRTSQVVIGFLRQVFSREGLPEELVSDHGPQFTGIIFEQFLRGCGVKHLFSSVYYPQAKGLIE; encoded by the coding sequence ATGGGTGATGACCTGCTTGACGAAGACGGATGTGCAGCAAGCGACCGAGGAAGAGGAACTGTTGCGAAAGATTATGGAATACGTCACAACAAGTTGGCCAGCCAAACAAAAGGTGCCGGAAGAGGTCAGGCCATTCTACGCGAAGTGCGTGATGAGCTGTCTGTTGCCGACGGAGTGGTCTTCAGAGGGGAAAGAGTATTAGTTCCCGAGACACTGACGAGCAGGATAATTGCCCAGGCACATCAGTCCCACCAAGGAATGGTCAGAACAAAGCAGAGGATACGGAGCACGTATTGGTGGACTGCCATGGACCGGCAAGTAGAAGATTACGTGAGAAACTGCGCTGTTTGTCAGTCAGCTGACAAGTCTGCAAAGGTGTCGCCGGCACCACTTCAGCCGGTGCCACTGCCTGAGAAGCCATGGCAGAAGTTGGCAATAGACATCGTGGGGCCGTTTGAGTGCACGACGCCCAGTTGCAGATTCGCAATATGTTTGATGGACTATTATAGTCGGCGGCCGGAGGTCGCCTTTGTGGGAACGATTACCAGAACGTCACAGGTAGTCATTGGGTTCCTTCGGCAAGTCTTCAGCAGGGAAGGATTACCAGAAGAACTAGTTTCGGACCATGGACCGCAGTTTACAGGAATAATCTTTGAACAGTTTCTGAGGGGTTGTGGAGTGAAGCATTTGTTCTCATCGGTCTATTATCCACAGGCGAAGGGTTTAATCGAATGA